A region from the Citrobacter telavivensis genome encodes:
- the melR gene encoding transcriptional regulator MelR, protein MADKNFPRLPYDPHMCRSYDKQTKSPLALYSESQKMDIELRAPLAMSYSHWHGQIEINIPFDGDVEYLINDEAIKIHQGHVTLFWACTPHQLTDPGHCQKMAIFNLPMHLFLSWPLDRELVNHVTHGRVIQSQAVQQLSVIEVQRWQHELNSKSTHIRQLAIDEIALMLKRFSLSGWAPVSVSKASYTLLNGTSRHAQFYVSQMLEFIAANCDKQLTVNDIADHVKLNANYAMGIFKGAMQLSIKQYIMALRINHVRALLSDTDKTILDIAMLAGFTSSSRFYSIFKNHVGMAPKEYRKLSQERRYQSI, encoded by the coding sequence ATGGCGGATAAAAACTTCCCACGGTTACCGTATGATCCCCATATGTGCCGTAGTTATGACAAGCAAACCAAAAGTCCTCTGGCCTTGTATTCCGAGTCACAGAAGATGGATATCGAACTTCGTGCTCCGCTGGCAATGTCATACAGTCACTGGCATGGACAGATTGAAATCAATATCCCATTCGATGGTGATGTGGAGTATTTGATCAATGATGAAGCGATCAAGATTCATCAAGGACATGTGACGTTATTCTGGGCCTGTACACCGCACCAGTTAACCGATCCGGGTCACTGTCAGAAAATGGCGATTTTTAATCTACCTATGCACTTATTTTTATCGTGGCCTTTGGATCGAGAGTTGGTTAATCATGTTACGCACGGCCGAGTAATACAGTCCCAGGCTGTGCAGCAACTCAGCGTCATTGAGGTCCAGCGCTGGCAACATGAACTGAACAGCAAAAGCACCCACATTCGTCAACTGGCTATTGATGAGATTGCGCTGATGCTGAAGCGTTTTAGTTTATCCGGTTGGGCTCCGGTATCAGTCAGTAAAGCGTCTTATACACTTCTGAATGGTACCTCGCGACATGCTCAATTTTATGTCAGCCAAATGCTCGAATTTATTGCTGCAAACTGTGATAAACAACTCACGGTAAACGATATCGCAGACCACGTGAAGTTAAATGCTAACTACGCCATGGGAATATTTAAAGGAGCAATGCAATTGTCTATCAAGCAATACATTATGGCCTTACGTATTAACCATGTGCGTGCATTATTAAGTGATACCGATAAAACAATTCTGGATATTGCAATGCTAGCAGGTTTTACGTCCAGTAGTCGATTCTACAGCATTTTTAAAAATCATGTTGGTATGGCACCCAAAGAGTATCGCAAGCTTAGTCAGGAGCGCAGATATCAGTCGATATAA